The genomic region TGGCTATCTTAAATGAAGAAGGAGAAATGGAAGCTGCTATTGTAGATATGGAAAGTTTAAATAAGATGGAAACTTCCTTTATTGCTTCAAAAGCAGCTATTATTGAAAATGCAGAATACATAATTGTTGATGCTGATAATCCCAAATTACTAGAATATTTATTAATTAATTTTAGTCATAAAACAAGATTTATTTTAGATCCCGTTTCAGCAACTAAAGCTGAAAAAATTAAACATCTGATTAAGTATTTTCATACAATAAAACCAAATAGAATAGAAACTGAAGCTTTATGTGGTTTTAAAATAGAAAGTTATAAGGATTTAAAAAAGGCAGCAGATTTTTTCCTATCTTTAGGAGTAAAAAATGTATTTATTAGTTTAGATTCTGAAGGTATTTATTATAAGACAAGCACTGAGGAAGGAAAAATTGGAATAGAAGCAGTAAAAGTAAAAAATGTTACTGGAGCTGGTGATGCTTTTGTGGCTGGCGTAGGCTATGGTTATATGAATAATTTATCTATAAGGGATACGGTAAAACATGCTATAGCAATGTCAATAATTACTATAACTAATGAAAATACTATTAATTCGAATATGAGTGAAGAGTATGTTAAAGAAGCTATAGAAAAAATAAATTGGATAGAAGAATAATTTCTCGAACCAATGTTGACAAGAAAAATATAATATATTAATATTAGAAATAATTAAATAATTGAGCGATGATAAAGAGGAGTAGGGAATAGGAAGTATCAAAGAGAGGAAGGTTAGCAGCTGAGAGCCTTCTATACAGAATATCCTGAAGGTAGCTTTGGAGCATCTTTACTGAAATTTTAGTAAGTAAAGACGGTTATCTTAACCGTTAAAGATACAAGAGCCTATTAAATTTTTTAGTAGGAAAAAAGGTGGTACCGCGAGTCTTCGTCCTTTTGTGATGAAGACTCTTTTTTATTGTAAAATATAATAATTTTTAAATAGATTATAAGGAGGAAAAATAATGTCAGAGAAGAAAAATATTGCAACAACTTATGATCCTAAATCCTTTGAAGAAAGAATTTATAAGGAATGGGAAGAAAAGAAGTATTTTACACCGAAAATAGATAAAAGTAAAAAATCATTTTCAATAGTGATGCCTCCACCAAATATTACTGGAAAGCTTCACCTAGGGCACGCTCTTGATAACACCCTTCAAGATATGCTTATTAGATTTAAGAGAATGCAGGGATATTCAACTTTATGGCTGCCAGGTGAAGATCATGCTTCTATTGCAACTGAAGTTAAAGTAGAAAATGAATTATTAAAGCAAGGTCTTGTGAAGAAAGAAATGGGAAGAGAAGCCTTCCTTGAAAAAGTATGGGAGTGGGCTGATGAATATAGAGGAACTATAAGAAACCAGCTTAAAAAAATGGGTGTTTCTTGTGATTTTACAAGAGAAGCCTTTACAATGGATGAAAATTTAAATAAAGCAGTTAGAACTGTTTTTGTTAAACTGTATAATGAAGGATTAATTTATCAAGGAAATAGAATAACTAATTGGTGTCCAAAATGTTCAACAGCTTTATCTGATGCAGAAATTGAATATGAAGAACAAGAGGGATTTTTCTGGCATATAAACTATCCATTAGCTGATGGAACTGGTTATTTAGAAATTGCTACTACAAGACCAGAAACTCTACTTGGAGATACAGCTGTGGCTGTAAATCCAGAGGATGAAAGATATAAAGATTTAATAGGAAAAACTATTAAGCTTCCATTAACAGATAGAGAAATCCCAATAGTTGCTGATGATTATGTTGACATAGAATTTGGTACAGGAGCTGTTAAAATTACACCAGCTCACGATCCTAATGACTTCCAGGTAGGTTTAAGGCATAATCTTCCTCAAATTAGAGTTATGGATGATCATGGGGTAATCAATGAACTTGGTGGAAAGTATAAGGGCTTAGATAGATATGAAGCTAGAAAGCAAATAGTAAAAGATCTTGAAGAATTAGGATTATTAGTTAAAGTTAAAACTCATACTCATAATGTTGGAACTCATGATAGATGTAATACAGTAATTGAGCCAATAATATCAAAGCAATGGTATGTAAAAATGGAATCCTTAGCAAAACCAGCTATAGAAGCTGTTAGAACTAATAAGACTAAGTTTGTTCCAGAAAGATTTGATAAGATTTATTATAATTGGATGGAAAATATACAAGACTGGTGCATTTCAAGACAATTATGGTGGGGACATAGAATTCCAGTTTGGTACTGCTTAGATTGTAATGAAGTAATAGTTAGAACTGAAGCACCAGATGTATGTCCGAAGTGTGGATCATCTCATTTAAAACAAGATGAAGATGTATTAGATACATGGTTCTCATCTGCATTATGGCCATTTTCAACATTAGGCTGGCCAAATAAAACTGAAGACTTAGAATACTTCTATCCAACAAATGTATTAGTTACGGGTTATGATATTATATTCTTCTGGGTAGCTAGAATGATTTTCCAAGGCCTTTACTGTATGGGAGAAACACCTTTTGATACCGTATTAATTCATGGAATTATAAGAGATGCTCAAGGAAGAAAAATGAGTAAATCTTTAGGTAATGGTGTTGATCCTCTTGAAGTAATAGAAGAATATGGTGCAGATGCTTTAAGATTTATGTTGGTTACAGGAAATTCACCAGGAAATGATATTAGATATATTCCTGAAAGAGTTGAAGCTGCAAGAAATTTTGCTAATAAGATTTGGAATGCATCAAGATATGTTATGATGAATCTTGATGAAGAACTAATGAATAAGTATAAAGATTGTAAGGATTATAGCTTAGCAGATAAATGGATATTATCTAGAGTTAATTCCTTGGTAAAAGAAGTTACTGAAAACATGGAAAAATATGAACTTGGTATTGCTCTTCAAAAGGTTTATGATTTTATGTGGACTGAATTCTGTGATTGGTATATAGAATTATCTAAGGGAACATTATATAGCGATGATGAAAAGGCTAAGGGAGTTGTATATAACGTTCTTTATACAGTATTAACAACTGGACTTAAACTTCTTCATCCAGTAATGCCATTTATAACAGAAGAAATATATACTACTTTAACTGATGGAGAATCAATTATGATATCTTCATGGCCAGAATTTAAAGAAGAAAACAATAATATTAAAGCAGAAAAAGAGATGGAATTAATTATTGAAGCTATTAAAGGACTTAGAAATGTTAGAGCTGAAATGAATGTTCCACCATCAAGAAAAGCTAAGGTTATAGCTTATGCTACAGCTGAAGCTAAGGAAGCTTTTTTAGCTGGAGTTCATTATTTTGAAAAATTAGGTTCAGCACAAGAAGTTGAATTTATTGAAGACAAAGCAATGGTTCCAGAAAATGCGGTAGCTTTAGTTACTAAGGGTGGAGAATTATTTATGCCGCTACTTGACCTAGTTGATAGAGAAAAAGAACTTGAGAGATTAAATAAAGAAAAGAAAAAATTAGAAGCTGAAGTTGAAAGAATAGATAAAAAACTATCAAATGAAGGCTTCTTAGCAAAAGCACCTGAAGCAGTAATAAATGGTGAAAAGGAAAAGAGAGCAAAATATCAAGAAATGTTAGATGCAGTTTTAGTTAGAATTGAAAGTCTAAAATAAAATCTTTCAGCTAATAGATTTTAATTAAGATTAGTTGAATTATGAAATAAAAATAGCAGTCTCACAATTTCATTGTGAGACTGCTATTTTTTTATTTATCCCCTAAACTTCAAACTCCAAACTACTAACTCCAAACTTCAAACTCCACACTCCAAACTGTATTATCTGTAGAATTCTTGAGTTGCATAGTAAGTGTTACCTACCTTGTAAACTCCAACTCCAATGCTTGTAAAGTTAGTTGATAAGATGTTAGCTCTATGGCCTGATGAATTCATCCAGTTGTTCATAAATTGTTCAGCTAGAGCAGCATTTCCAGATCTACCTGAAATATATGCTATATTTTCACCCCAAGATCTATAGCTTACCCCGTCTGCCTGCATTTGTGAAGTTATTAATTGACCTTCTGGATTTCTATGATCAAAGTATCTTCTATCACCCATATCTTGTGATTTTAATCTTGCATAGTGTTCCATTGTATCATTGTATTGTAATGCTGTAAGACCAGCTGCAGCTCTTTCCTTGTTAACTCTTGTAAAGATAGCTTGTTCGATTTCTGCTATAAATTTATCTGAAGCTTCTTTTTGAGTGTTGTCTTCAGAATTATTATTTTCCTTACCTGTATTTGTTTCTTCAGGAGCTGCTGGTGTTTCTTCTTTAGCAGTATCTTCTTTTTTATCTTCTTCTTTTATAGGAGCCTCATTGCTTGTCCCATTGTCTTCCTTAGAATTATTATCTTCTTTGTTTGTATTTTCATTAGAATTGCTGCCAGTGTTGTTTTCGGCTGTATTTTCCTCTGGTTGTTTATTTTCATCTTCAATAATTACATTTGAATTATCTTTTGATGTATTGCAAATTTGTTCAATAATCTTTATTTGATCTGTTATTTTTATATTATTAAGGCATGAAGGTAAAGTTCCTGCTCCAATACCTGTTGTTAGACATCCTGATAATAAAAGTGACATTAATTTTAATTTAATCATATGTTAATTCCTCCTCAGAAATTTTTTGTTTCATCCGATGAACTTATAATAACACAGATAGGGGGGCTGCCCAATATGAGATGACTAGCAATTGAAGCATAAAGTAGAAGGAATAACAAAAATAGTGACTAACAACTTATATTTTCCAATAAAGTTGTTATATATGTATGTTTTTTGTAAAAAAATAAAAGATGTCATGAAAAACATCTTCTTTTAATTAGTAATCTATTTATTCATTTTAACTTAAAAATACTTAATACATTGATAATATAATTCTAGCAATATTGCTGTCGTTATTATGTTTAATTACTTCCTCTGCTATTTTCATTGCATCATAAGTTTTAATATATGGGGTCGGAAGTGTAGCAAAAATTAAATACCATTCTTTATATTGGAGATTATTATCTAGTTCAATAGCCTTCTTTATGTGATAAAATGATAAATTTTCAAATTCTATAGGCGTTAATACTATAAATAAATAGTATGATAATAAATAGTGTGAATAAGCTAATTCCTTAATCATCTTATTTTCTTCATAATAATGAAGTCTATTAATTAAGTAAAAATAAAATTTATTTTGAATAATATAGTCGTAGTTTTTTAAGTTTATTAATTTTCCTTCATCAATTTCAAAGATAGTACATTTATATAAATTTAAGTTTAATGCGTCTATTAAATTATTCATATCTTCCTCCTATTTTTTATTGTCTATTTTTAAATTATAATTCTTAATAGATAAAATTAAAAGAAAGCACTATAAATTATTTCAATAGAATTAATGCATTATATAATAAATTAACATATAATTTACTATGTATAATATCATTTGATGAGCTAGTATATTAATAAAGAAAGAAGTGATAATATGAAGGGCTGGATAATATATAGTGGAACTTTAAATATAAAAAAGATAGATGATTTAGTTGATTCATTTATAATTGAAGGAAAAAAACTAAATATAGAAATAGATAAAATAAAAAATACAGAATTACTTCCTATATATAATAATGAAGGAAAACCTGATTTGATATATTTAAAAAAAGTTAAGGAACCAAACTTTATTATTTTTTGGGACAAAGATATTTTTCTAGCAAAACATTTAGAAAACATGGGATATAGATTATTTAACTCAAGTAGTGCTATAGATTATTGTGATGATAAATGTCTAATGCATTTAATGTTGAGCAATAAAAATATAAGCATGCCGAAAACAATTATCTCTCCAATGATTTTCAATTATGATAATATAAATGATGATTATTTAATAGAAGTATTTAATATTTTTAAAAATAAGGTTGTTATAAAAGAGGCAAAAGGGTCTTTTGGAATGCAAGTTTATTTAATTGAAGAAAGAGAAGCTTTTATTAATAAGATAAAAGAACTTAATAAAAGAAATGTAAGATTTATTATTCAGGAAAAGGTCGAAGCTAGTTTTGGAAAAGATATAAGGGTTAATATAATAGGAAATAAAGTAGTTGGAGCAATGCTTAGAAAAAGCAGTAGCGATTTTAGGGCTAATATTACTCAAGGGGGAAAAGGGGAGATAGTAGTTTTAACTAAAGAGCAGGAAGAATTAGCATTAAAGGCCCATAAGACATTAGGTCTTGATTTTTCAGGTGTCGATTTATTGTTTGGTAAAGATAATAAACCCATATTATGTGAAGTGAATTCAAATTTGAACTTTTTGAGTTTTGAAAAGCTATGGGGAAAAAGCTTTGGCAGAGAGATATTAAAACATATAATAGGTGAATTAAATGGTTAATGGAATTATAATTTATGATAAAGCAGATATAGAAAGAAATAATGCTTATATAAAGTGGATGATTGATGAAGCTAAAAAATATGACTTAAATATAGAATTAGTTACTTTAAATGATATAAATTTTAATTACATTAAAGAAAAATATACTTTTGCTATTAATCGTTCAAGGAGTTACAAGCTGAGTGAAAAATTAGAAGATTTAAATATCAGAGTATTTAATAAAAGTCATTTTTGTATGTTAGGGAATGATAAGATAAAGGCTTATAAGTTTATAGATAATTTAAAAATTAATTATCCAATAGTATATAAAGAAATGAAGGAAATAGACTACAATAAGAAAATTATTGTAAAACCCAAAGATGGTCACGGTGGGAATAATATAAAATTTTTAAGTAGAAATGATGAAATTTTATTTGAAGAAAATGTTTATCAGGAATATATAGATGATTATATAGGTGATATAAGATTTTATATTGTAAATAATAAAATAATAAATTCTGTGATAAGAATTCCTAAAAAAAATGATCTTCTTTCAAATTTCTCTAAAGGAGGAGAAGTAAGAATATATAATTACACCGAAAGTAATAAAAAAGTTGTAAATAAAATTTTAAATGAAATAGAAATAGATTATGGCGGAATCGATTTTCTTCTTCTTAAAAATGGAGAAATATTTTTTAATGAATTTGAAGATGCTGTTGGCAGCAGAATGTTAAGTTATCTTGGAATAAACAATACTATGGATATGTTTTTAGATCATGTATGCAAGGAAATTAAAAAGGAGCTAGGATAGATGAAGGATAAGGATACATTAGAATATATTAAAACACTAAGAAAATTTGGCTCAAATTATGGATTAGAAAGAACAGAAAGATTATTAGAGCTTTTAGGTAATCCTCATAAAAAACTTAAGCTTATTCATATAGCTGGAACTAATGGAAAGGGTTCTACTTCCTCTATTATAGGAAGTATTCTTATTAAACATGGATATAAAGTTGGTTTTTTTAATTCTCCTCATTTAGAGAAAATGGAAGAGACAATAAGAATAAATAATATTAATATAAAAGAAGAGGAGTTAGTAAACTTATTTAAAGAAATTAGACCTTATGTAAATAAAGTTATAGAAGAGGGATATAGTCATCCTACAGAATTTGAAGTAATAACCTGCATTATGTTTCTATATTTATATAGGCAAGAAGTTGATTTTGGAATAATAGAAGTTGGCTTAGGTGGAAGAATGGATTCAACGAATGTAATAAAACCGATAATATCAGTCATAACTTCTATTAGCGTAGATCATATTAATATTTTAGGAAGTTCTTTGAAAGAAATTGCTTATGAAAAATCAGGAATAATAAAAGAGAATACTGATGTAGTTTCAGCACCTCAAAAAGAGGAAGTAGTTCAAGTTATAAAGAATACAGCAAAGGAACTAAATTCCAGAGTGGATATAATTTCTATAGAAGATGGAAAATTTATAGAGCTGTTAAGAGAAGATAAGCTTTTTCAAAGATGTTTAATTAGAGGAAAAAATAAAAATTATGATATTAAATTTCCTCTTCTTGGAGAGCATCAAATAATAAATTTAACTTTAGGACTAAGGGTAATAGAAACATTAGAAGTTTTAGGATATATAAAAGTTAACGAAGAAAAATTGCATGAGGGAGTAAAGGATGTATCTTGGAAGGGCAGAATGGAAATAATAAATGAAAATCCAAGATTTATAATTGATGCAGCTCATAATGTTGAAGGGATGGAGTTTTTGAAAAGGAGTATTGAAAATTATTTTGAATATGATAATATTTATTTAATTCTTGGTATATTAAAAGATAAAGAGATTGAAAAAATGGTAGAAATAATATCAAAGCTTCCTAAGGAAATATGTTTAGTAACCCCTTATTCAAATAGAGCATTAGAAGCTAAATACTTAAAGAATATAGTAAGAAAATATAATAAAAACTGTATTGATTTTTGTGATTATAATAATGCAATAAATTATATAAAAGAAAAGGCAGAGAAAAATGATCTTATTATTGCTGCTGGCTCCATATATATGATAGGTGAAATAAGAAAACTAATAAAAAAGTAGAAAAATTATTAAATTATAGGTAAAATGTAATTGTATAGATAAAATAGAATGCTTAGATTTTGTAAAATTATAATTTTATTGCTCTAGATAGTACATGGGGGAATAAAATTAATAAACAAGGAGGTTATAATATGGCAAAGCATTTACACATTATGGCTAAAGAAGGGTCAATTGCAGAAACAGTATTGTTGCCAGGAGATCCATTAAGAGCGAAATTTATAGCAGAAACATATTTAGAAAATCCAGTATGTTATAATGAAGTAAGAGGAATGTATGGATTTACTGGAACATATAAGGGAAAGAGAGTATCTGTTCAAGGTACAGGAATGGGGCTGCCTTCACATTCAATATATGTAAATGAACTAATTCAATTTTACGGAGCTAAGAGATTAATAAGAATAGGTTCTGCAGGATCTATTAATGATAATGTTAATGTAAGAGATATTGTTTTGGCTCAAAGTGCTTCTACAAATTCAGGAATAAATAAAAGAAGATTTAATAATCTTGATTATGCTCCGACTGCTAATTTTGAACTTTTATTAGAGGCTTATAATAAATGTAAAGAAAAAGGTGTTAATGTAAAAGTTGGTAATGTATTGTCCTCAGATTTATTCTATGATGATACAGGAATGGGAGTAAAGATATGGGCTGATTATGGATGTTTAGCTTTAGAAATGGAAACAGCAGAGCTATATACCCTTGCAGCAAAATATAAAGTGGAAGCGCTATCAATACTTACAATTTCTGATCATGTATTTAAGGGAATTGAAACAACACCTGATGAAAGACAAAAAAGTTTCACCGACATGATGGAAGTTGCTCTTGAATTAATAAAATAATGATAAAAAATCTATTAGATTACTATGTTATTCTAATAGATTTTTTATTTTATAATAATTATATTTGTTCTTGCAAATAATACTATTAAACAGATTTTACTTTATAAAAAATAAAATAAAAATAAATATGAAAAAGACTATTCACAAAATTGGAAAAATAGTATATCATATAAATATAATTAACATATCGGAAAAGTAGGAAATAGGAGGAAGAAGATATGAAGATAGCAAAAAGTTTAGTTGAATTAATAGGAAATACTCCATTATTAGAACTGCAAAACTATAGTAAAGAAAAGGGTGTTATAGGAAATTTAATAGTAAAACTTGAATATTTTAATCCAGGTGGCAGTGTTAAAGATAGAATTGCTATTGCAATGATAGAAGATGCGGAGAAAAAAGGATTAATTAATAAGGATACTGTAATAATTGAGCCAACAAGTGGAAATACAGGTATTGGATTAGCTTGGGTTGGGGCATCAAAAGGATATAAAGTAATATTAACTATGCCTGATACAATGAGTTTAGAAAGAAGAAATCTTTTAAAAGCTTTGGGTGCTGAATTAGTATTAACACCAGGAGCTAATGGTATGAAGGGTGCAATAGCAAAAGCAATTGAATTAAAAGAACAATATGGAAATGCTATTATCCCTCAACAATTTGAAAATTCATCAAATCCAGAAATTCATAGAAAAACTACAGCGGAAGAAATTTATAGAGATACTGATGGAAAGGTTGATATTTTTGTTGCAGGTGTAGGTACTGGTGGAACTGTAACAGGGGTAGGGGAAGTATTAAAATCAAGAAATCCAGACGTAAAGATAGTTGCAGTAGAACCTACTGATTCCCCAGTAATTTCAACAGGAAAAGCAGGTCCGCATAAAATTCAAGGAATAGGTGCAGGTTTTATACCTAAGAACTTAAATGTAGATATATTAGATGAAATTATAACTGTAAAAAATGAAGAAGCTTTCCAAGCATCAAAAGATTTAGCGAGAACTGAAGGTTTATTAGTTGGTATTTCTGCAGGAGCTGCAATTCATGCGGCAACAATTCTGGCGAAAAGGGAAGAAAATAAAGATAAAAATATAGTGGTTGTTTTACCAGATACTGGGGAAAGATATTTATCAACTGACTTATTTAAATAAATTTTATGAAAGTCATTGCTATTTTAAGCGATGACTTTTATCATATAATTATAGAATATATTAGAAAAAGGTGATTAAGTGAAAATTTCTACAAAAGGAAGGTATGGATTAAGAGCCTTAATGGATATGGCTATAAATGCAGAAAAAGAATGTATTACAATAAAAACAATTTCTGAAAGACAAAATATATCGGAAAGATATTTAGAACAAATATTTTCTTTACTTCGTAAGGGTGGAATAATCGTAGGGCGTAAAGGGGCTCAAGGAGGTTATAATTTAGTAAAGAAACAAAGTGAAATTACAATTGGTGAAATACTCAAGGTTCTTGAAGGTGAGAATATTTTTATAGATGTAAATAGCAATGAAGAAAATGAATTAGAAGACTTTATGAATAAAAATTTATGGAACAATATTAACAATTTGATTGAGGATTACCTTGAAACAATTACCCTAGAGGATTTAGTAAAAGATTATAATAAATCAACAGAAAATATAATTTACTATATTTAGAATGAGTAGCATTTGCTGCTCTTTTTTGTAGCTTAATAAAGTTGGCCTGAGATAGTTAATAAATAAGAGTAAGATATAAAAAGTAAGAAGAAATTAGTGATAAGGTAAGAAGTATAAGGTAAAAGTATGAAAGAAATGAGGTTAACTGAATAATACAGTTCCCTATAGAGAATTTACTTTTACCTTTTACTATTTATAAACTAGTGGCCTTAAATTCTTCTAAAGCTTTTGATAATTGATCAGGACAAGAGGTTCCTTTTCCTTTACAATCAATTCCTTTTAGTTTAGATATAGCATCATCTATTTTCATTCCTTTAACTAAAGCTGAAATTCCAAAAAGGTTTCCTGCACAGCCTCTTATAAATTCAACATTTTTTATCATATTACTTTCTACTTCTAGATGAATTTCTGTGGAACAAACTCCTTTAGTTTTATAAACAAACATATTATACCTCCTATTATATGTATTAAATAATACAATCTATATTATATATTTTTAACTAAAATAAATGAAGAAAAAAATGTGGAAATATGAAGCAAAAGAAAGGAAGTTGTCCCATTAATACATTTTATTCATATATTATAATATGGATTTTAACTCTTGTATGAAATTTATTACTTTAGGAGATCAAAGGAGGTGCTCTATGAACTATTTAATTGTTTGTAATACTGGTAGTGATACTATCAGCAAGATTTCTCTTGAGGATTATAGTGTGAAAGATATAGCTTTAGGATATTTTCAAGGACCATATGGGCCAAGTGGTATTTTTCTTGAAAATAATCTGTTATATACAGCGAATAGCTATTGTAACACTGTGTCTGTAATAAATTTAAATAGTTTTAAAGAAGAGAGCAGCCTCTATGTTGGTGCTCATCCTAATGATTTAATTAAGTATGATAATTATCTATATATAGCTTGTTCAGAATCAAATGTTGTTGCTGTTTATGATTTAAATGAAAATAGGATAATCTTAGATATTGCAATTAATTGTTGGCCTCATAATATGGAGATGCTAAAGGATAAAAAGATTATTTTTGTATCTAATTTTCTTAGTAATAATGTGTCAGTGATTGATATAGAAACAAACAAGGTTGTTGGAGATATAAATACCTTTGAATATCCAACAAAAATAAAGATATCTAAGGATAACAAATATTTGTATGTATGTGAAAGTTATATGGGAAATAGTTTAGGTGGTTATATAGAGATAT from Clostridium isatidis harbors:
- a CDS encoding ATP-grasp domain-containing protein; this translates as MKGWIIYSGTLNIKKIDDLVDSFIIEGKKLNIEIDKIKNTELLPIYNNEGKPDLIYLKKVKEPNFIIFWDKDIFLAKHLENMGYRLFNSSSAIDYCDDKCLMHLMLSNKNISMPKTIISPMIFNYDNINDDYLIEVFNIFKNKVVIKEAKGSFGMQVYLIEEREAFINKIKELNKRNVRFIIQEKVEASFGKDIRVNIIGNKVVGAMLRKSSSDFRANITQGGKGEIVVLTKEQEELALKAHKTLGLDFSGVDLLFGKDNKPILCEVNSNLNFLSFEKLWGKSFGREILKHIIGELNG
- a CDS encoding bifunctional folylpolyglutamate synthase/dihydrofolate synthase, translating into MKDKDTLEYIKTLRKFGSNYGLERTERLLELLGNPHKKLKLIHIAGTNGKGSTSSIIGSILIKHGYKVGFFNSPHLEKMEETIRINNINIKEEELVNLFKEIRPYVNKVIEEGYSHPTEFEVITCIMFLYLYRQEVDFGIIEVGLGGRMDSTNVIKPIISVITSISVDHINILGSSLKEIAYEKSGIIKENTDVVSAPQKEEVVQVIKNTAKELNSRVDIISIEDGKFIELLREDKLFQRCLIRGKNKNYDIKFPLLGEHQIINLTLGLRVIETLEVLGYIKVNEEKLHEGVKDVSWKGRMEIINENPRFIIDAAHNVEGMEFLKRSIENYFEYDNIYLILGILKDKEIEKMVEIISKLPKEICLVTPYSNRALEAKYLKNIVRKYNKNCIDFCDYNNAINYIKEKAEKNDLIIAAGSIYMIGEIRKLIKK
- a CDS encoding ATP-grasp domain-containing protein, producing the protein MVNGIIIYDKADIERNNAYIKWMIDEAKKYDLNIELVTLNDINFNYIKEKYTFAINRSRSYKLSEKLEDLNIRVFNKSHFCMLGNDKIKAYKFIDNLKINYPIVYKEMKEIDYNKKIIVKPKDGHGGNNIKFLSRNDEILFEENVYQEYIDDYIGDIRFYIVNNKIINSVIRIPKKNDLLSNFSKGGEVRIYNYTESNKKVVNKILNEIEIDYGGIDFLLLKNGEIFFNEFEDAVGSRMLSYLGINNTMDMFLDHVCKEIKKELG
- a CDS encoding valine--tRNA ligase; its protein translation is MSEKKNIATTYDPKSFEERIYKEWEEKKYFTPKIDKSKKSFSIVMPPPNITGKLHLGHALDNTLQDMLIRFKRMQGYSTLWLPGEDHASIATEVKVENELLKQGLVKKEMGREAFLEKVWEWADEYRGTIRNQLKKMGVSCDFTREAFTMDENLNKAVRTVFVKLYNEGLIYQGNRITNWCPKCSTALSDAEIEYEEQEGFFWHINYPLADGTGYLEIATTRPETLLGDTAVAVNPEDERYKDLIGKTIKLPLTDREIPIVADDYVDIEFGTGAVKITPAHDPNDFQVGLRHNLPQIRVMDDHGVINELGGKYKGLDRYEARKQIVKDLEELGLLVKVKTHTHNVGTHDRCNTVIEPIISKQWYVKMESLAKPAIEAVRTNKTKFVPERFDKIYYNWMENIQDWCISRQLWWGHRIPVWYCLDCNEVIVRTEAPDVCPKCGSSHLKQDEDVLDTWFSSALWPFSTLGWPNKTEDLEYFYPTNVLVTGYDIIFFWVARMIFQGLYCMGETPFDTVLIHGIIRDAQGRKMSKSLGNGVDPLEVIEEYGADALRFMLVTGNSPGNDIRYIPERVEAARNFANKIWNASRYVMMNLDEELMNKYKDCKDYSLADKWILSRVNSLVKEVTENMEKYELGIALQKVYDFMWTEFCDWYIELSKGTLYSDDEKAKGVVYNVLYTVLTTGLKLLHPVMPFITEEIYTTLTDGESIMISSWPEFKEENNNIKAEKEMELIIEAIKGLRNVRAEMNVPPSRKAKVIAYATAEAKEAFLAGVHYFEKLGSAQEVEFIEDKAMVPENAVALVTKGGELFMPLLDLVDREKELERLNKEKKKLEAEVERIDKKLSNEGFLAKAPEAVINGEKEKRAKYQEMLDAVLVRIESLK
- a CDS encoding CAP domain-containing protein — encoded protein: MIKLKLMSLLLSGCLTTGIGAGTLPSCLNNIKITDQIKIIEQICNTSKDNSNVIIEDENKQPEENTAENNTGSNSNENTNKEDNNSKEDNGTSNEAPIKEEDKKEDTAKEETPAAPEETNTGKENNNSEDNTQKEASDKFIAEIEQAIFTRVNKERAAAGLTALQYNDTMEHYARLKSQDMGDRRYFDHRNPEGQLITSQMQADGVSYRSWGENIAYISGRSGNAALAEQFMNNWMNSSGHRANILSTNFTSIGVGVYKVGNTYYATQEFYR
- the cysK gene encoding cysteine synthase A — translated: MKIAKSLVELIGNTPLLELQNYSKEKGVIGNLIVKLEYFNPGGSVKDRIAIAMIEDAEKKGLINKDTVIIEPTSGNTGIGLAWVGASKGYKVILTMPDTMSLERRNLLKALGAELVLTPGANGMKGAIAKAIELKEQYGNAIIPQQFENSSNPEIHRKTTAEEIYRDTDGKVDIFVAGVGTGGTVTGVGEVLKSRNPDVKIVAVEPTDSPVISTGKAGPHKIQGIGAGFIPKNLNVDILDEIITVKNEEAFQASKDLARTEGLLVGISAGAAIHAATILAKREENKDKNIVVVLPDTGERYLSTDLFK
- a CDS encoding TIGR03905 family TSCPD domain-containing protein, which codes for MFVYKTKGVCSTEIHLEVESNMIKNVEFIRGCAGNLFGISALVKGMKIDDAISKLKGIDCKGKGTSCPDQLSKALEEFKATSL
- the deoD gene encoding purine-nucleoside phosphorylase — encoded protein: MAKHLHIMAKEGSIAETVLLPGDPLRAKFIAETYLENPVCYNEVRGMYGFTGTYKGKRVSVQGTGMGLPSHSIYVNELIQFYGAKRLIRIGSAGSINDNVNVRDIVLAQSASTNSGINKRRFNNLDYAPTANFELLLEAYNKCKEKGVNVKVGNVLSSDLFYDDTGMGVKIWADYGCLALEMETAELYTLAAKYKVEALSILTISDHVFKGIETTPDERQKSFTDMMEVALELIK
- a CDS encoding RrF2 family transcriptional regulator: MKISTKGRYGLRALMDMAINAEKECITIKTISERQNISERYLEQIFSLLRKGGIIVGRKGAQGGYNLVKKQSEITIGEILKVLEGENIFIDVNSNEENELEDFMNKNLWNNINNLIEDYLETITLEDLVKDYNKSTENIIYYI
- a CDS encoding carbohydrate kinase family protein, producing MCNNSPYILVLGASIVDIIGFSKKPYHGRDSIPGSIKISLGGVCRNIAENLARVNVKTEFISIIGGDSNGKQILENSREIGYSMEHSLILKEECTPTYMAILNEEGEMEAAIVDMESLNKMETSFIASKAAIIENAEYIIVDADNPKLLEYLLINFSHKTRFILDPVSATKAEKIKHLIKYFHTIKPNRIETEALCGFKIESYKDLKKAADFFLSLGVKNVFISLDSEGIYYKTSTEEGKIGIEAVKVKNVTGAGDAFVAGVGYGYMNNLSIRDTVKHAIAMSIITITNENTINSNMSEEYVKEAIEKINWIEE